A genomic region of Limnohabitans curvus contains the following coding sequences:
- the rapZ gene encoding RNase adapter RapZ yields MKQELVLITGMSGSGKSVALNALEDAGYYCVDNLPPELLLPFVQLEEQQSIGKVAIAMDVRSASSLPLVPAQLAHLRLMDVDVRLLFLDATTEILVHRFSETRRRHPLSRQDGQDVIRDQQRDLVEAIELERELLSELREESHIIDTSLLRSSKLQGYIKSLISAPATQLTLMFESFAFKRGIPVHADYVFDVRMLPNPHYEPALRPLTGRDAPVADWLAEHGAVEKMASQITDFMNTWLPDLNQDHRSYVTVAIGCTGGQHRSVYLVELLSKRFAAEWVTLKRHRELDVAP; encoded by the coding sequence ATGAAACAAGAACTGGTGCTCATCACAGGCATGTCGGGCTCGGGCAAGTCCGTGGCCCTGAACGCACTGGAAGACGCAGGCTACTACTGCGTGGACAACCTGCCGCCTGAGTTGCTGCTGCCCTTTGTTCAGCTGGAAGAGCAACAAAGCATCGGCAAAGTCGCCATTGCGATGGATGTGCGCAGCGCCAGCTCATTGCCTTTGGTGCCTGCGCAGCTGGCCCATTTGCGCCTGATGGATGTGGATGTACGCTTGCTGTTCTTGGATGCCACCACTGAAATTTTGGTACACCGTTTTTCTGAAACGCGTCGCCGTCACCCGCTGTCGCGTCAAGACGGACAAGACGTGATTCGTGACCAGCAGCGCGATTTGGTCGAAGCCATTGAGCTAGAACGCGAGCTGTTGTCTGAGTTGCGCGAGGAATCACACATCATCGACACCAGCTTGTTGCGCAGCAGCAAGTTGCAGGGCTATATCAAGTCGCTCATCTCGGCGCCTGCCACACAGCTGACCTTGATGTTTGAATCTTTCGCCTTCAAACGCGGCATCCCCGTGCATGCCGACTATGTGTTTGACGTGCGCATGCTGCCCAACCCGCACTACGAACCTGCCTTGCGTCCGCTCACTGGACGCGACGCCCCCGTGGCCGATTGGTTGGCCGAGCACGGCGCGGTAGAAAAAATGGCGAGCCAGATCACCGATTTCATGAACACTTGGCTGCCTGACCTCAACCAAGACCACCGCAGCTATGTGACGGTGGCCATTGGTTGTACGGGCGGGCAACACCGTTCGGTGTATTTGGTGGAGTTGCTATCCAAGCGATTTGCCGCTGAGTGGGTCACGCTCAAACGTCACCGCGAATTAGATGTTGCGCCTTAA
- the recN gene encoding DNA repair protein RecN encodes MSLQHIVLRDFVIVRELDLDLSSGFSALTGETGAGKSILIDALQLVLGARAESSVVREGAARAEICAEFDTRSDILQWLDDEGFADITATDPLLLKRTIDAQGKSRAWINGSPATATQLRALGDMVLDIHGQHAWQSLTRPEAVRGLLDAYAGVNLQGLTQTWTQWRQATQALHEARTAQATLQEERERLLWQIAEVDKLAPAADEWDELNSQHTRLSNARALMDAAQAAIQALEDDDSGALRLLTKAQDTLQDQTDVEPEFTALVDVLASSLAQAGDVAHSLNAYLSRTELDPARLQTLDDRMSLWMSLARRFKRTPQELPALYLEWKTRLTQLDAATDLEALEATEAKAAAAYQTQARKVSQARTQAAPKLATAITQAMQGLGMQGGRFEVQLEKTEQPTASGLEGITFLVAGHPGSTPRPVGKVASGGELSRIALAIAVTTSELGTAQTLIFDEVDSGVGGAVAETVGRLMKQLGIDRQVLAVTHLPQVAACADHHLVVSKHSDAQGTSSQVTALSDDARVNEIARMLGGEKVSDTTLAHAREMLQTSAKTGKQ; translated from the coding sequence ATGAGTCTGCAGCACATCGTTTTGCGCGATTTTGTGATCGTGCGCGAGCTGGATCTCGACTTGTCGAGCGGTTTTTCTGCGCTCACCGGCGAGACCGGTGCTGGCAAATCGATTTTGATTGACGCCTTGCAACTGGTGCTGGGCGCACGTGCTGAAAGCAGCGTGGTGCGCGAAGGTGCCGCCCGTGCCGAGATTTGCGCTGAGTTCGACACCAGATCCGACATCTTGCAATGGCTAGACGACGAAGGTTTTGCTGACATCACTGCCACTGACCCCCTGCTGCTCAAACGCACCATTGACGCGCAAGGCAAAAGCCGGGCATGGATCAACGGCAGTCCCGCCACCGCCACCCAGCTGCGCGCTTTGGGAGACATGGTTCTGGACATCCACGGTCAACACGCGTGGCAAAGCCTGACCCGCCCCGAGGCAGTACGCGGCTTGCTCGACGCTTATGCCGGTGTGAACCTGCAGGGCCTGACACAAACTTGGACGCAATGGCGCCAAGCCACCCAAGCCCTGCACGAGGCGCGCACCGCGCAGGCCACACTGCAAGAAGAGCGCGAGCGTTTGCTGTGGCAAATTGCCGAGGTCGACAAGCTTGCGCCCGCCGCAGACGAGTGGGATGAGCTCAACAGCCAGCACACCCGCCTCTCGAACGCACGAGCCTTGATGGATGCCGCGCAGGCAGCCATCCAAGCCTTAGAAGACGACGACAGCGGCGCACTACGCCTGTTGACCAAAGCCCAAGACACGCTGCAAGACCAGACCGATGTGGAGCCCGAATTCACCGCGCTGGTGGACGTGCTGGCCTCTAGCCTTGCACAAGCGGGCGATGTGGCGCATTCGCTCAACGCCTATTTGAGCCGCACCGAGCTCGACCCTGCGCGATTGCAAACACTGGACGACCGCATGTCGCTGTGGATGTCTTTGGCGCGTCGCTTCAAGCGCACACCGCAAGAACTGCCTGCGCTGTACCTTGAGTGGAAAACCCGTTTGACGCAGCTCGATGCCGCCACAGACCTCGAAGCCCTTGAGGCCACAGAAGCCAAAGCCGCAGCGGCGTATCAAACGCAAGCCCGCAAGGTTTCGCAAGCTCGCACACAAGCTGCGCCCAAGCTAGCCACCGCCATCACCCAAGCTATGCAAGGCTTGGGCATGCAAGGCGGCCGCTTTGAGGTGCAGTTGGAAAAAACTGAGCAACCTACGGCCAGCGGCCTAGAGGGCATCACCTTCTTGGTGGCAGGCCACCCCGGCAGCACACCGCGCCCCGTGGGCAAAGTGGCTTCGGGTGGTGAGCTGTCGCGCATTGCCTTGGCCATTGCCGTGACGACCAGCGAACTAGGCACGGCGCAAACCCTCATCTTTGACGAAGTCGATTCAGGCGTGGGCGGCGCTGTGGCCGAGACCGTGGGCCGGTTGATGAAACAACTCGGCATTGACCGCCAAGTGCTGGCCGTGACCCACTTGCCGCAAGTCGCCGCCTGTGCCGACCACCACTTGGTGGTCTCCAAACACAGCGATGCACAAGGCACATCCAGTCAAGTGACCGCCCTCAGTGACGATGCACGCGTGAACGAAATTGCACGCATGCTGGGCGGCGAAAAGGTGTCAGACACCACCCTCGCCCACGCACGTGAAATGCTTCAAACTTCTGCAAAGACTGGCAAACAATGA